The Penaeus monodon isolate SGIC_2016 chromosome 5, NSTDA_Pmon_1, whole genome shotgun sequence genome window below encodes:
- the LOC119573328 gene encoding dynactin subunit 6-like, which translates to MSSLKQLDPAVCNVKVTPGAVVCLEADYQGEITIGARTVIHPKARIIAEAGPIIIGEGNLIEEQAQIINRLPEGTEPGEEPQVMVIGNSNVFEVDSYCQATKVGDNNVLEAKCHVGPGVELTRGCVIGSLCSITCPQVVSENTVIYGDELHRRNQSEKPAPQGLQLDFLMKILPNYHHLIKPKKKVAV; encoded by the exons TGTCAAGGTGACGCCAGGAGCTGTAGTGTGTCTGGAGGCGGACTACCAGGGAGAAATCACCATAGGGGCTCGCACTGTCATTCATCCAAAGGCACGTATTATAGCTGAAGCTGGACCTATTATCATTGGTGAAGGCAACTTGATAGAGGAGCAAGCTCAAATAATCAACAG GTTACCTGAGGGTACTGAACCTGGAGAAGAACCACAGGTTATGGTCATTGGCAACAGTAATGTATTTGAGGTTGACAGTTATTGCCAGGCAACTAAAGTTGGAGACAACAATGTTTTAGAAGCTAAGT GTCATGTTGGCCCAGGAGTAGAGCTGACACGAGGATGCGTCATAGGATCTCTCTGTTCAATCACATGCCCGCAGGTTGTTTCTGAGAATACAGTGATTTATGGTGATGAGCTGCATAGACGAAACCAGTCAGAAAAACCTGCA CCCCAGGGTCTTCAGCTTGACTTCCTAATGAAGATCCTTCCCAACTATCACCATCTTATCAAACCTAAGAAAAAAGTCGCTGTATGA